A part of Quatrionicoccus australiensis genomic DNA contains:
- a CDS encoding tyrosine-type recombinase/integrase, with protein METINKRETWNKGKLVGQKPPLKPKDIWAIRIYLQNAHAVRDLAMFNLAIDSKLRGCDLVSLRVRDITHGNQVLSRAMVIQRKTQRPVQFELTEPTRVAVSAWLEKSHLRSDQFLFPSRVARSPHVSTRQYARIVHHWAESAGLDSSAYGTHSMRRTKATLIYKRTKNLRAVQLLLGHSKLESTVRYLGIEVDDALEISEQTEI; from the coding sequence ATGGAAACCATCAACAAACGCGAAACCTGGAACAAGGGCAAGCTCGTCGGCCAGAAGCCACCGCTAAAGCCCAAGGACATCTGGGCCATCCGTATCTACCTCCAGAATGCCCATGCGGTCCGCGACCTCGCCATGTTCAATCTGGCCATCGACAGCAAACTGCGGGGCTGTGACCTCGTCAGTCTGCGGGTGCGAGACATCACCCACGGAAACCAGGTGCTTTCCCGCGCCATGGTGATCCAGAGGAAAACGCAGCGGCCAGTGCAGTTTGAACTGACGGAACCGACGAGGGTGGCAGTGTCTGCCTGGCTGGAAAAATCTCACCTGCGAAGCGATCAGTTTCTGTTCCCGAGCAGGGTGGCGAGGTCACCCCATGTCTCGACACGCCAATATGCGCGGATCGTACATCACTGGGCCGAATCTGCCGGGCTGGATTCGTCGGCCTATGGGACGCATTCCATGCGGAGAACCAAGGCAACGCTGATCTACAAGCGCACGAAGAATCTGCGGGCCGTTCAGTTGCTACTTGGTCATTCCAAGCTGGAAAGCACCGTACGCTACCTCGGCATTGAGGTGGACGATGCGCTGGAGATTTCGGAGCAGACTGAAATCTAG
- a CDS encoding bacteriohemerythrin, producing MDQLLFVEWQPSYSVGNQVLDDQHKNLLSLCKKAILCMSENSPENVELFHDILGELSNYVRTHFNTEEALMKAGGYPLLAQHQREHDKYHDQLTDFLIMASRGDINRNGLHHYLSRWWSDHILCSDMQYVEFIKGH from the coding sequence ATGGATCAACTGCTTTTTGTTGAATGGCAACCAAGCTATAGCGTTGGAAACCAAGTGCTGGATGACCAGCATAAGAATCTGTTAAGCCTATGCAAAAAGGCTATCCTGTGTATGTCAGAAAATAGCCCCGAAAACGTTGAACTATTTCATGACATTCTCGGTGAATTATCTAATTACGTCAGAACACATTTCAACACCGAAGAAGCTCTGATGAAGGCAGGTGGCTATCCACTATTAGCCCAGCACCAAAGGGAGCATGATAAATATCATGACCAATTGACTGACTTCTTGATCATGGCGAGCCGGGGTGATATCAACAGAAATGGTCTGCACCACTATTTGTCTCGCTGGTGGTCTGACCATATCTTGTGTTCAGATATGCAATATGTTGAGTTCATCAAAGGTCATTGA
- a CDS encoding ATP-binding protein, producing MSNLSLRFKVILVLVFSSLVGDLAVLGYWQPRYLASEIQRERNANFDHLVTVGDAITPFMLQNQLAAVYETLDATMARQPEWLSLTLHDSEGLLLYPLEQVATKAEEHAREHIEHAVVLRNATVGVLHLVLDTDGLHASIRRQTLIIVGLLTAGFLLSALLIALSLDLIVGRRTRVLVNAAREFGKGNLAFAVPDRSRDELGQLAEALNQMRQEILAKEQLLIAAREAAESANQAKSLFLATMSHEIRTPMNGILGMAQLLLSPGLKEHEREDFARIILNSGQMLLGLLNDILDLSKVEAGELKLESIAFDPQQLLQEVVALFSEAAEKKGLSIAQEWHGQGSSRYLADPLRIRQMLGNLISNAIKFTETGWVRIEGRVVQCDAAAAVLEFTVADSGIGIPEDRRHRLFQPFSQLDSSTTRQYGGTGLGLSIIRSLATAMGGEVGVESVPGSGSRFWFRIQACLLDAHADTRRTPRQASPANASDGEITALHGSVLVAEDNQTNRYVIVRMLEKFGLTVSFAENGQQAVDMVFAGERPDLVLMDIQMPVMDGFDATRVIRQREAAEGRSRLPIIALTADAFEDDRQHCLDAGMDDFLAKPVVLKALRSILMQRLQPHSDGIAGIAEDSSGEPCRIDTVGLDALISEIDGLLRENKFDAIGRFRELQIMLKGHPAAGEIQELSGLVNAFRFDAALVGLRKVAIANGWRNKE from the coding sequence ATGTCCAATCTGTCACTCCGATTCAAGGTCATCCTGGTCCTGGTGTTTTCCAGCCTGGTCGGCGACCTCGCCGTGCTCGGCTATTGGCAACCGCGTTATCTCGCCAGCGAGATCCAGCGCGAACGCAATGCCAATTTCGATCATCTGGTGACGGTCGGCGACGCCATCACTCCATTCATGTTGCAAAACCAGCTGGCCGCGGTTTACGAAACGCTGGATGCAACAATGGCGCGCCAGCCCGAATGGCTGTCGTTAACGCTGCATGATTCGGAGGGGCTACTGCTTTATCCGCTGGAGCAGGTTGCGACGAAAGCGGAAGAGCATGCCCGTGAGCACATCGAGCATGCCGTCGTGTTGCGCAACGCAACCGTTGGTGTCCTCCATCTGGTGCTCGATACGGATGGCTTGCATGCTTCGATCCGGCGTCAGACCCTGATCATTGTCGGATTGCTCACTGCCGGCTTTCTCCTGTCGGCGCTGTTAATCGCTCTGTCTCTTGACCTGATTGTCGGACGTCGTACCCGCGTGCTGGTCAATGCGGCGCGCGAGTTCGGCAAAGGGAATCTGGCTTTTGCCGTGCCTGATCGAAGCCGTGATGAACTGGGGCAACTGGCCGAGGCCCTCAACCAGATGCGCCAGGAAATTTTGGCCAAGGAGCAGTTGCTGATTGCGGCGCGTGAGGCAGCCGAGTCTGCCAACCAGGCGAAATCCCTGTTTCTTGCCACGATGTCGCACGAAATCCGCACACCGATGAACGGAATTCTGGGCATGGCCCAGTTGCTCCTGTCACCAGGCCTGAAAGAACACGAGCGGGAAGATTTCGCACGCATCATCCTCAATTCCGGGCAGATGCTGCTCGGCTTGCTGAACGATATTCTCGATCTCTCCAAGGTCGAGGCGGGCGAGTTGAAACTGGAAAGCATTGCCTTCGATCCGCAACAATTGCTTCAAGAAGTGGTGGCCCTGTTCTCCGAAGCAGCAGAGAAGAAAGGGCTGAGCATTGCGCAAGAATGGCACGGGCAGGGCAGCAGTCGATACCTAGCCGACCCGTTGCGGATACGGCAGATGCTGGGCAATCTGATCAGCAACGCGATCAAGTTTACCGAAACAGGCTGGGTGCGCATCGAGGGACGTGTCGTTCAGTGCGATGCTGCCGCAGCAGTGTTGGAATTTACGGTTGCCGATTCCGGCATCGGTATTCCCGAAGACCGACGCCACAGGCTGTTTCAGCCTTTTTCTCAGCTTGATAGTTCGACGACGCGACAGTATGGTGGCACCGGTCTGGGCCTATCGATCATCCGCAGCCTTGCGACCGCGATGGGCGGAGAAGTTGGCGTCGAAAGCGTACCGGGAAGCGGTTCAAGGTTCTGGTTCCGGATTCAGGCCTGTCTTCTCGATGCCCATGCTGACACCCGTCGAACACCGCGTCAGGCAAGTCCGGCAAATGCCTCTGACGGTGAAATAACCGCGCTGCACGGCAGTGTTCTGGTTGCCGAGGACAATCAGACCAACCGTTACGTCATAGTACGGATGCTCGAAAAATTCGGTTTGACTGTCAGCTTTGCCGAGAACGGCCAGCAGGCTGTCGATATGGTCTTTGCCGGGGAGCGTCCCGACCTGGTGCTGATGGATATTCAAATGCCGGTCATGGACGGATTTGACGCGACCCGGGTGATCCGTCAGCGCGAAGCTGCAGAAGGACGTTCACGCCTGCCGATCATTGCCTTGACCGCCGATGCGTTCGAAGACGACCGCCAGCATTGTCTGGATGCGGGCATGGACGATTTCCTGGCAAAACCGGTCGTGCTCAAGGCGCTGCGTAGCATCCTGATGCAGCGTTTGCAGCCGCATTCAGATGGGATTGCCGGCATCGCTGAAGACTCGTCCGGTGAGCCGTGCCGGATCGATACTGTCGGTCTCGATGCGCTGATCAGCGAAATCGATGGATTGCTCAGGGAGAACAAGTTTGATGCGATCGGACGTTTCCGCGAGCTGCAGATCATGCTGAAAGGACACCCGGCGGCAGGGGAAATCCAGGAGCTCTCCGGCCTGGTCAACGCATTCAGGTTTGACGCAGCCCTGGTCGGCTTGCGCAAGGTGGCCATTGCAAACGGATGGAGGAATAAGGAATGA
- a CDS encoding SAM-dependent methyltransferase yields MKDLNQSAGNQLTVIKEAVKKTLPLIDNLQAVMRKLNHKSCPDATTGLRVILHLHRTPVEQTEDGIVFAAGTGEAFPLPMSKECADFLMAEVVSKFHVSTPEAIRNIVRYQWCRQQHKGLRGELGAFYTPPLLAELIKEMLQSSLDAMNDPVVFDSSAGLGGILAAFDEYTVVAADVDTKIVAALGDMGYVNVHCGNSLKSVSRSAYGIEETADLVMVGNPPFSGASGCEMMNEADPSVATKDLGLSFLLAAAKLKPKAICMLHPLSFLSKPANFEQLKPLADNYKLLKGVVVSSADFEPSLGKTPFPVVAALYVPGSMTFADIGEFAFDIYEQRGSMMDTGKRLILNAIKTTDEFIRKYPPKKGMDQVSDIGIYQYNFRDANFVIAKGALSCSNTASSIPVCYHQLGLYSYINCFKRHFGTHFVFGNFSPLARQADFEDQDFVDSCIYDTIMNNQRLAPMNRTNQASFVLTKNLIQDARKKAVQYQGGGVNPHQAFVDFWANGTNPDALAPFFADYFLKLRDASLSFVQQPLHKIAGQQEAVAC; encoded by the coding sequence ATGAAAGACCTGAACCAATCTGCCGGTAACCAACTGACTGTCATCAAGGAAGCGGTCAAGAAGACCTTGCCACTGATCGACAACCTGCAAGCGGTGATGCGGAAGCTGAACCACAAGTCCTGCCCGGATGCGACTACCGGTCTGCGCGTGATTTTACATCTGCACCGGACTCCGGTTGAACAGACTGAGGACGGCATCGTTTTTGCCGCAGGCACCGGTGAGGCATTTCCTCTGCCGATGTCCAAGGAATGTGCCGATTTCCTGATGGCGGAAGTGGTCAGCAAGTTTCACGTTTCCACGCCTGAGGCGATTCGCAACATCGTTCGCTACCAATGGTGCCGGCAGCAGCACAAAGGGCTGCGCGGCGAACTGGGGGCGTTCTATACCCCGCCGCTCCTTGCTGAACTGATCAAGGAAATGCTGCAATCCTCGCTTGATGCGATGAATGATCCTGTTGTCTTCGATAGCTCTGCTGGGCTGGGTGGCATCTTGGCAGCATTCGACGAATACACCGTTGTTGCGGCTGACGTGGATACCAAGATCGTCGCAGCACTTGGCGACATGGGCTATGTCAACGTGCATTGTGGGAACAGCCTGAAAAGCGTGTCTCGCTCCGCCTACGGCATCGAGGAAACTGCCGATTTGGTCATGGTCGGCAATCCACCGTTCAGTGGTGCATCTGGCTGCGAGATGATGAACGAGGCCGATCCTAGCGTTGCGACAAAGGACTTGGGGCTTTCGTTCCTGCTGGCTGCGGCCAAGCTGAAACCCAAGGCTATTTGTATGCTGCACCCGCTGAGCTTCTTGTCCAAGCCAGCGAATTTCGAGCAGCTTAAACCGCTGGCAGACAACTACAAGTTGCTGAAAGGGGTTGTCGTGTCCAGTGCTGATTTTGAGCCTTCGCTGGGCAAAACCCCGTTTCCGGTAGTGGCTGCGCTTTATGTTCCTGGCAGCATGACTTTCGCCGACATCGGCGAATTCGCCTTCGACATCTACGAGCAGCGTGGCTCGATGATGGATACAGGAAAGCGCCTGATCCTGAACGCTATCAAGACAACCGATGAGTTCATTCGTAAATATCCGCCGAAGAAGGGGATGGATCAGGTGTCCGACATCGGGATTTATCAATACAACTTCCGCGATGCGAACTTTGTCATCGCGAAGGGTGCCTTGTCCTGCTCAAACACAGCCAGTTCCATCCCGGTTTGTTATCACCAGTTGGGGTTGTATTCGTATATCAACTGCTTCAAGCGGCACTTTGGGACGCATTTCGTATTCGGCAATTTTTCACCGCTGGCGCGCCAAGCTGATTTTGAAGATCAGGATTTCGTGGATAGCTGCATCTACGACACGATTATGAACAATCAGCGCTTGGCTCCGATGAACCGGACTAATCAGGCTTCGTTTGTCCTGACGAAAAACCTGATTCAGGATGCCCGAAAGAAGGCGGTGCAGTATCAGGGGGGCGGCGTCAATCCCCATCAGGCGTTCGTCGATTTCTGGGCAAACGGAACCAACCCCGATGCGTTGGCGCCGTTCTTTGCTGACTACTTCTTGAAGTTGCGGGATGCCAGCCTGAGCTTTGTGCAGCAACCGCTGCACAAGATCGCCGGGCAGCAGGAAGCAGTTGCATGCTGA
- a CDS encoding phosphate/phosphite/phosphonate ABC transporter substrate-binding protein codes for MFYEAALQKSGGLREQQYGQVTEIYIILGYCIHSWAASSESIMKTCRFHHFLACVALALAIPAVSLAETVYKFGVVPQFEPRKLSAVWSPILTELEKRTGFKFLMVGSPRIPEFEAEFQAGRYDFAYMNPYHAVVAHGAQKYEPIVRDGAEQLFGILVASKEGTINEVRDLNGKTIAFPAPNAFGASLMTRAELDRQKVKFQPLWAQTHTSAYLNVALGKADAAGGIMATLKQQPQAVQDKLRIIFETRRTEPHPVMAHPRVPTADSEAVRKAFLDMAATPEGAAMLAQIPMRQAVAASFDDYKVIRQMGLEKYYVKGGD; via the coding sequence TTGTTCTACGAAGCCGCCCTTCAAAAGTCTGGAGGGCTTCGAGAGCAGCAGTACGGGCAAGTGACAGAGATCTATATAATTCTGGGATATTGTATCCACTCATGGGCGGCTTCGAGCGAAAGCATTATGAAAACCTGTCGATTCCACCATTTTCTGGCTTGTGTTGCGTTGGCTTTGGCTATTCCTGCTGTTTCATTGGCCGAAACTGTTTATAAATTCGGCGTGGTTCCCCAGTTCGAACCCCGGAAGCTCTCGGCGGTCTGGTCGCCAATCCTGACCGAATTGGAGAAAAGGACGGGGTTCAAGTTCTTGATGGTGGGTTCGCCCCGTATCCCCGAATTTGAGGCGGAGTTTCAGGCCGGTCGATATGATTTCGCTTACATGAATCCTTACCATGCGGTCGTGGCCCACGGTGCGCAAAAATATGAGCCGATTGTGCGTGATGGCGCCGAGCAACTCTTCGGAATTCTGGTCGCCAGTAAGGAGGGAACGATTAATGAGGTGCGCGATCTCAATGGCAAGACTATTGCCTTTCCCGCCCCGAATGCCTTTGGCGCCTCGCTGATGACCCGCGCCGAGCTGGATCGCCAGAAGGTCAAATTCCAGCCGTTATGGGCACAGACCCATACTTCAGCCTATCTCAATGTGGCACTGGGCAAGGCCGATGCTGCCGGTGGGATCATGGCTACCTTGAAGCAGCAACCTCAGGCGGTGCAGGACAAACTGCGGATCATATTCGAGACACGCCGCACCGAGCCGCATCCGGTGATGGCACACCCCCGAGTGCCGACCGCAGATAGCGAAGCGGTCCGCAAAGCGTTTCTTGACATGGCGGCAACGCCCGAAGGGGCCGCAATGCTGGCACAGATTCCAATGCGGCAGGCGGTTGCGGCGTCATTCGATGACTACAAGGTCATTCGTCAGATGGGACTGGAAAAATATTACGTCAAGGGTGGTGACTGA
- a CDS encoding response regulator: MSEAKPVILAIDDTPANLLTLGSALASEFDLRISTSGVHGLELAATIRPDLILLDVMMPEMDGFEVCRRLKADEQLKLTPVIFITALSDTESESRGLALGAADFLAKPLNVGIARQRIRNLLDREILRKQVLMQRDQLASQLETLRNLSTAVEQSPASVVITDLEASIQYVNPRFTEVTGYSSAEVTGQNPRILQSGKTGKATYEKFWSTLSAGEPWKGELLNKRKNGELYWEEAQIAPVKNPAGNITNYVAVKTDITQRKQLELAKDELLDRLRKIASRVPGVVYQYRLRPDGTSCFPFASEAIRQIYRVSPESVVDDASAVYAILHPDDYAAIVASIQHSAESLTPWRHEYRVRFEDGTVRWLFGDALPEREADGGTLWHGFITDVTERKQIEAELANHRTHLEAMVQARTLDLSIAKEAAEAASRAKTTFLATMSHELRTPLNGIIGLTGLAARRSTDERVKDMLGKVDRSSHQLLAIINDILDISKIEAERLTLEMVDFRLGEVLDNAQNLISPKAVEKGLVFEVDRSISIADLPVRGDPLRLGQVLLNLFGNAVKFTDEGRVTTSVELVETFPDAVLIRFRVSDTGIGIAPEDQSRLFSAFEQADGSMSRKYGGTGLGLAITKRLVQLMGGEIGVTSEYGRGSTFWFTVRLGKATDAIPPAPTFNRKTAAERLLGEYAGTRILVAEDEPINQEVSRVLLEDAGLLVDLAESGQQAIELAKQTNYALILMDMQMPHLNGVESTLAIRALPAYAQTPILAMTANAFDENRQVCLDAGMNDHIAKPVDPDKLYETLLAWLEKRAN; this comes from the coding sequence ATGAGCGAAGCCAAGCCGGTCATTCTGGCAATAGACGATACCCCGGCCAACCTGCTGACGCTGGGCTCGGCGCTGGCCAGCGAATTCGATCTGCGTATCAGCACGTCCGGGGTGCATGGACTGGAACTGGCTGCGACGATCCGGCCCGATCTGATCCTGCTCGATGTCATGATGCCGGAGATGGATGGCTTTGAAGTCTGCAGGCGTCTGAAGGCGGATGAACAACTGAAGCTGACCCCCGTTATTTTCATTACCGCGCTGTCGGATACCGAATCCGAGTCGCGTGGACTGGCATTGGGGGCCGCTGATTTTCTGGCTAAACCGCTTAACGTGGGCATCGCCCGTCAACGCATCCGGAATCTGCTCGATCGGGAAATCTTGCGTAAGCAAGTGTTAATGCAGCGTGATCAGCTGGCCAGCCAGCTCGAAACCTTGCGTAATCTGTCCACGGCAGTCGAGCAAAGCCCAGCCTCGGTGGTGATCACCGACCTTGAAGCCAGCATCCAGTATGTCAATCCGCGCTTTACTGAAGTGACCGGTTACAGTTCAGCCGAGGTTACGGGTCAGAATCCCCGTATCCTGCAGTCAGGCAAGACAGGCAAGGCAACCTACGAGAAATTCTGGAGCACCCTGAGCGCAGGCGAACCCTGGAAGGGGGAATTGCTCAACAAGCGCAAGAATGGTGAGTTATATTGGGAAGAGGCACAGATTGCACCGGTCAAGAATCCGGCGGGCAACATCACGAATTATGTTGCGGTCAAGACCGATATCACCCAGCGCAAGCAGCTTGAGCTGGCCAAGGACGAGTTGCTCGACCGCCTCCGAAAGATTGCCAGCCGGGTTCCCGGCGTAGTCTATCAATACCGCTTGCGTCCTGATGGCACGTCCTGCTTTCCCTTTGCCAGCGAGGCGATCCGGCAAATTTACCGAGTCAGTCCGGAAAGCGTGGTCGATGATGCATCGGCTGTCTATGCCATCCTGCATCCGGATGACTACGCGGCTATCGTTGCCTCCATCCAGCATTCGGCTGAATCACTGACGCCTTGGCGCCACGAGTATCGGGTTCGCTTCGAGGATGGAACTGTGCGCTGGCTGTTTGGTGACGCCTTGCCGGAACGGGAAGCCGATGGTGGAACGCTGTGGCATGGATTCATCACCGATGTGACCGAGCGCAAGCAGATCGAGGCGGAACTGGCCAATCATCGGACCCACCTCGAAGCGATGGTCCAGGCGCGCACGCTGGATCTGTCGATTGCCAAGGAGGCGGCCGAAGCGGCCAGCCGGGCGAAGACGACTTTCCTCGCCACAATGAGTCATGAACTGCGCACGCCGCTCAACGGCATCATCGGCTTGACCGGGTTGGCGGCGCGTCGAAGCACCGATGAACGCGTCAAGGATATGCTCGGCAAGGTCGACCGCTCATCACATCAACTGCTGGCGATCATCAATGACATCCTCGATATCTCGAAAATCGAGGCCGAACGGCTGACCCTGGAGATGGTCGATTTCCGGCTGGGAGAGGTGCTGGACAACGCCCAGAACCTTATTTCTCCGAAGGCAGTTGAAAAGGGGCTTGTTTTCGAGGTCGACCGCAGCATAAGCATTGCCGACTTGCCAGTGCGGGGGGATCCGTTACGGCTGGGGCAGGTGCTTCTCAATCTGTTTGGCAATGCCGTGAAATTTACTGATGAAGGCCGTGTTACGACTTCAGTCGAGTTGGTTGAGACGTTTCCAGATGCTGTTTTGATTCGCTTTCGGGTCAGCGATACCGGTATTGGCATTGCCCCGGAAGATCAAAGCCGCCTGTTCAGCGCTTTCGAACAGGCCGACGGGTCGATGAGTCGCAAGTATGGTGGCACGGGCCTGGGGCTCGCCATTACCAAGCGCTTGGTACAACTGATGGGGGGCGAGATCGGAGTAACAAGCGAATATGGCCGGGGCAGCACGTTCTGGTTCACCGTGCGGCTCGGCAAAGCCACAGATGCCATCCCGCCAGCGCCGACTTTTAACCGAAAGACTGCCGCTGAACGCCTGCTCGGCGAATACGCCGGAACCCGCATTCTGGTAGCCGAAGACGAGCCGATAAATCAGGAGGTTTCGCGTGTCCTGCTTGAAGACGCCGGCCTTCTGGTCGATCTGGCCGAGAGCGGACAGCAAGCTATTGAATTGGCCAAACAAACTAACTACGCCCTGATCCTGATGGACATGCAGATGCCTCACTTGAACGGTGTCGAATCAACCTTGGCGATCCGGGCGCTCCCCGCCTACGCGCAAACACCAATTCTGGCGATGACCGCAAATGCCTTTGACGAGAATCGCCAAGTCTGCCTTGATGCCGGCATGAACGACCACATCGCCAAGCCTGTCGATCCGGACAAACTGTACGAGACTTTGCTGGCGTGGTTGGAGAAGCGTGCTAACTGA
- a CDS encoding bacteriohemerythrin, producing MTNLSAWKPEYSVGNKTLDIQHKKLLELCQRVSSYDCDGSKASIESFHVILNDLAFYASKHFETEEQVLMQIGYPKLSAQKDQHDGYSETLVEFLIAAIGGTIDKLSLQNYLEKWWISHILESDMEYKELLERSP from the coding sequence ATGACCAATTTATCTGCATGGAAGCCAGAGTATAGTGTTGGCAACAAAACATTAGACATACAGCATAAAAAATTGTTGGAGCTATGCCAACGAGTGTCCTCCTATGATTGTGATGGGAGTAAAGCCAGCATTGAATCATTTCATGTCATCTTAAATGACTTAGCATTCTACGCAAGCAAGCATTTTGAAACAGAAGAACAGGTTCTAATGCAAATTGGCTACCCTAAGCTGTCAGCCCAAAAGGATCAACACGATGGTTATAGTGAAACATTGGTTGAGTTTCTGATAGCGGCAATAGGTGGCACTATCGACAAGCTTTCATTACAAAATTACTTAGAAAAATGGTGGATAAGTCACATTCTTGAGTCCGACATGGAATACAAAGAACTATTGGAACGCAGCCCTTGA